The Labilibaculum sp. sequence TAAATGCTCATAAATCAAGTCAAAAGAAGGATATCCACGATCGTAAATTACCAGATCTTTACTTGTTGCATGCGCTAAATGCTCTATTGCCAATGACTTTTCTCCTGTTGCTAAAGGAGCTATTTTTCCATCAATCACATAATTGTTTAGTACATCATAAAGAACAGATAGACGGCCTTGAACAACACTTGTTGTTGATTGATTTTTTGTTGCTCCATATATTCCTCTGAGCTCTTTAGTGTCGGGTAATGTAATTCTTGATCCATCAACAGCTAACAATCGAAAGCCTTTCCAAAGTTTTACTGATTCATCGTTATCGGTATAAAATTCATGGGTTAGAACCTGTGATAGTTCTTTAAATACGAGAGGATTAATTTTCTTTCGACACTGTACGAATGCACTTTTTGAAAATGATTTAACTTTGATATTCTTAACAAAGTTAAAAATCTCTAGGGCAAGGCTTTTTCGTAAAAAATTCATCATGAAAAGTAATGTGATTGAGAAGGTTAAAACTCTATCTCTAGTGAAATCTTTTTCATTCATTCGGAACTTAAACTTTAATTGTTCTGAAAATAAATGTTCTCGTATTTTTTCTACAATAAATCTAGTTGTTTTTTTTCATCATAATAACTCTCTGAATACTATATAAATATAGCAAGAAAATAGCACACATCCTTGTCATTTGTGCTGTATTTCAAGCACTTACACCCTTAACTTAATGACATTGATCATGCGGTAGCGGGGGGCATTGTTCAATTCTATTTTATCCCTTATTTGGAATTATTCTCGAATCGTATTGAGCGATGGAAAATAATCTTTTGTTAACTTTAAAAACGAAAGGATAAAACACTTTTACCTTATGGGCAAGGTTAACAGATGGTTAATGATATTTTAGCAGACAATAAAAAATAATGAATAAAGCAATTATATTTGATATGGACGGAGTCTTAATTGACTCAGAAAGATTATGGAAACAGGCGGAGAAAGAGGTGTTTACATCTTTGGGTGTAAAAGTAACTGATGAATATTCTAAACAAACAAAGTCAATGACGACCTCTGATGTTACTCAGTTTTGGTATGATAAAAATCCTTGGGAAAACAGAGACCTAAATACTGCAGAAGAAATGGTTATTTCACGTGTTATTGAATTGATAAAAACGGAAAATTGTCAAATTAAAGGAGTAAAACCATTTATTGAGAAACTAAAAACACAGAAGCTCAAAATTGGATTGGCAACAAATTCACCAAATGCAATAATTCCTGTGGTTTTAAAGAAATTAGATATTTTTCATTTATTTGATTCCATTTCATCTGCGGAGTTTGAAATAAAAGGTAAGCCTGACCCTGCGATTTATTTTAAAGCCGCAGATAAATTAGGGGTTAAACCTGAAGATTGCATCGTTATTGAAGATTCTTTTACAGGTATGTTGGCAGCAAAAAATGCAAGAATGACTGTTGTTGCTTTCACCAATGGAAATAAAGAATGTGATTTTGAAATAGCAGACTATATAATAGAAAACTTTGACGATAAAGAAATTGAATTCATCTAAATGACAAACAACAAAAAGATAATTAATTTACAATCGAAAAAATCGACGAAAATATACTTCACTACCACACAATTTTATCGGGTGGTAAGTAATAAAAACAATAAGTTTCAGTAGTTAAAAGTTCACTATAGGTTTGTTATGAGTCGTGCATTATAAATGTTACAATCCTGAGGAGTCAACCTTGTAAGTTTTGCTGTAGTAGAATTTTTGGATGTGTTTCCCAGGCGTGATTGAGGTGATGCAGTAAACAGATGATAAAATAGTGGGGCAGTGAGGGCTGTTAGAGTTTAAGTGTTCCAAATAAGTACCTCAATTCTATTTGTAAATAAAAGTATTTTCAATTTTCAGATATCCACAAAAGCGCTGAATAAAACTGACTGAAGACAAAGCGTTTTCTGTGCAGTTACAAGACAAAATGATAAAAAATTAAACGCACAAAAGGTTGTTGCGTTTGACATTTACCTATGATAAGCAAACCGGAAGAATTGAGTGAAATTTTGAATAACTTCATCAATGAAATAAATTACCAATTTGAAAACAGACAAGATACTACACATAAAAACAAGGACTGAATGGAGAAACTGGCTTCAGCAAAATTTCAATATTAAAAATGAGGTTTGGTTGGTCTACGCTAAAAAGTCAACCGGAGAACAACGGATTCAATACAATGATGCGGTTGAAGAAGCTCTCTGTTTTGGTTGGATCGACAGCACAAATAAAACCCTTGACAAAGACCACACAATTCAGCGGTTTACTCCCAGACAATCGAAGAGCAGTTATTCACAGCCCAACAAAGAACGGCTGAAATGGTTAGCTGAAAAAAATCTGATTCATCATTCCTTTCTTAAAACGGTTCAGGAAATTATTTCAAAAGAGTTTGTTTTTCCTTTGGACATTTTAGATGAAATAAAAAAAGACAAAACAGCCTGGGAAAACTTTAAAGATTTTTCGGACTGTTACAAACGAATACGAATTGCATACATTGATAGTGCCAGAAAACGACCCGAAGAATTTACCAAACGACTGACAAATTTTATTCAAAAAACACATAACAACAAACTTATTTCAGGATTCGGAGGAATTGACAAATATTATTAAATCGTACAATGACAGACTTTACCAGATGATCGAAAAGTGGAACCTAAAGACAACGAACCGCCAATACATGGTATAGCGCATGCGGGTTTCAGAGCTTTTCGAAGCTTTGTGACCCGTAAAAAGCTTAATGTAGACTGATCAGAAATCACTTCGTACTTTCTTGCGGCAACGGGGTAAATTCAGGCAATTGTACCAGACAAGCAGGAACAACACTCCCAGGAACCTAAGGCAGGCTAGTTAAATTTATCAGATTTATTGAATTTTGCTGCCAGTTTACTCAATACAATTACGGCAGCAAGACCACCGCAAAATGATACCAAAGAATTAAGTGCAAACAAGTAAGTATCTACACTACCGGTTTGCATGATGTCTTGGGGCGAAAATCCTAAGCGGCCTATCGATTTAATGAAAAACACACTGCCGAAAACCCCGGCAATGGTATTTCCAATTAATCCAAACGAATATTTTTTGAAGAATAGGCCAGTGCTGTTGGCTCCGATTATTCCAATAAGAATGCTTAGTAAAGAAATCAGCGTATCTGTCATAAATTGGCCCGAATAATTAATGTCCGTAATCCATCTTATCAATTTTTCCGCCCATCAATCTCTTCTGAACAATAAAGTAAACCAAAAGAAGAGCAAAGCCAGCAATACTCCATCCAAAGGCAACCGACAAAGCATATTCGGTTGTGGCGGTGTTGTATATAGTTAAAGACTCGTTTATACTATTGGTTGAAGGCAGAATTACCGGAAACATCGATGCCAATGAAGAGGTTATTCCACCAACAATAATCAGCGACGAGCAGGCAAAGGCATAAACATCTTTTTTAAATTTTTTAACTAAAAAAGTGCCAAACAATCCGCTAAGGTAGATCATCGGAAAAATGAGCAGAAGCGGACGATCTGTAAAATTCGAAAATGGCTGAGGTTTAATGATGTGCCAAATGGATATTGAGAAAACAGTAAGTAGTAAAAGCACAATATTCAAATTGAAAACTACTGACTTCAGTTTTTCATTAATCGATGACTCTGTTTTTAAGATGATCCAGTTGGCACCATGAATGGATAAGGTAACAACGGCAATTATACCAATAACAATTGTGAACCAATCGATAACTCCCGGGTGAATGCCTGCAGGGCTAAAACTGCTGTTCCACAGGGGTAGGAAAAAGTAGTGTGCTTCGTAAGCCGAAACACCATTTTCGACACCGCCCAAGTTTACACCTCTGATTACATTGCCCAGTGCAATACCAAAAAACAGCGTTAGCAACAGGCTCGAAACACCAAATGATTTATCCCAAATATCCTTCCACATCTGAAAGTGAAACTGACTTCGTAACTCCAAACCGATTGCTCTGAAAATAATAAACCACAGAACAATGATTAAAGGAAGATAGAAACCACTAAAAACAGAGGCGTAAAAGGTAGGAAAAGCCATAAACAGCAATCCTCCGGCTGCTACCAGCCAAACTTCATTCGAGTCCCAGAAAAGTCCTGCGGCTTTTGCAATTACTTCTTTGTCTTTTTCCTTTTCAGCAAAAAACAAATGAATAATTCCTGTTCCAAAATCGTAACCGTCCAATATGAAGAATACAGCCAAAACAATAGCTATCATTGTGTACCAAAATAATTCCATAGTTAATGTGTTTGAGTTTCGGGTCCTTTGTGAATTGTTTTACCAACCAAGACCAGGAACAGTAAGCCCAGCAGCATGTATAAACCAACAAATCCCAATAGGGTAAATAAAGTATTTCCTGATGAAACGGTTGGTGAGATTCCATCAACGGTTTTTAATAAACCGTAAACCAGGTAGGGTTGTCGTCCCAGTTCGGCAACATACCATCCGGTCATGTTTGCGATATACGGAAAAGGGAATGCAAACATAATGGCCCAAAGCAGAGTATTCATTGTATAGAGTTTTTTTCTCCATAAAAATAAAAGTGCCAGGCCCATTAATCCAATAAAAATGGTGCCCAATCCTACCATTATATGATAGGAGTAGTAGAGAGCAGGAATATTATCGGGTAATTCTTCTTTTTTAAATTGATCCATTCCCGGAATTTGCCTGTTCCAATCCTGATAAGTTAAAAAACTTAAGATGTTGGGAACGGCAATTTTGTTGTCTATTTTTTTTTCAACCATATTGGGTTGACCAATAAGTACGATTTCGGCACCTGCTTCCTGGGTTTCAAAAATACCCTCCATGGCGGCAAAGGAAGCAGGTTGATATTTGGCTACATTTTTCGCATTCCAATCGCCTGTTGGTACAGCCACCAGCATGCTCGAAACAAAACCGAAAATAACACCGGTCTTTAAAAATAACTTTCCGTATTCCAGATTCTTATTGCTCAATACATAAAAAGCACCAATAGCGGCAACAACAAATGATGAGGTGACAACGGATGCAAACTGATTGTGCAAAAAGGCTGGCAGCAACCAAGGATTACTGAATAGGGCTGAGAAATTCGTTAATACGTATTTGCCATTCGCTAAAATTTCGTAACCAACAGGATTTTGCATCCAGGCATTGGTTGCTAAAATAAAGTAGCCACTGGCCCAGGAACCTAAAAAGACTAAAAACCCTGTTAGAAGGTGCAGTTTTTGCCCCATTAGCTTTTCTCCAAAAATAAAAAGCGCCAAAAAAGAAGATTCGAGGAAAAATGAAAACAAACCTTCCATCGCCAGGGTTTGTCCGATAATTCCTCCGGTTAATTCCGAGAATTTAGCCCAATTGGTACCAAACTGAAATTCCATTGGAATCCCTGTTACCACACCCATGGTGAAATTAATGGCAAATATCTTCATGAAGAATTTTGCCGCATTGTTAAACTTTTCAAGTTTAGTTCTTAAATATTTCCATTTAAAATAGACAATCATTAAAGATAGTCCCATTGTTAATTGTGGAAATATATAGTG is a genomic window containing:
- the hxpB gene encoding hexitol phosphatase HxpB encodes the protein MNKAIIFDMDGVLIDSERLWKQAEKEVFTSLGVKVTDEYSKQTKSMTTSDVTQFWYDKNPWENRDLNTAEEMVISRVIELIKTENCQIKGVKPFIEKLKTQKLKIGLATNSPNAIIPVVLKKLDIFHLFDSISSAEFEIKGKPDPAIYFKAADKLGVKPEDCIVIEDSFTGMLAAKNARMTVVAFTNGNKECDFEIADYIIENFDDKEIEFI
- a CDS encoding YdeI/OmpD-associated family protein — its product is MKTDKILHIKTRTEWRNWLQQNFNIKNEVWLVYAKKSTGEQRIQYNDAVEEALCFGWIDSTNKTLDKDHTIQRFTPRQSKSSYSQPNKERLKWLAEKNLIHHSFLKTVQEIISKEFVFPLDILDEIKKDKTAWENFKDFSDCYKRIRIAYIDSARKRPEEFTKRLTNFIQKTHNNKLISGFGGIDKYY
- the cydB gene encoding cytochrome d ubiquinol oxidase subunit II, with the translated sequence MELFWYTMIAIVLAVFFILDGYDFGTGIIHLFFAEKEKDKEVIAKAAGLFWDSNEVWLVAAGGLLFMAFPTFYASVFSGFYLPLIIVLWFIIFRAIGLELRSQFHFQMWKDIWDKSFGVSSLLLTLFFGIALGNVIRGVNLGGVENGVSAYEAHYFFLPLWNSSFSPAGIHPGVIDWFTIVIGIIAVVTLSIHGANWIILKTESSINEKLKSVVFNLNIVLLLLTVFSISIWHIIKPQPFSNFTDRPLLLIFPMIYLSGLFGTFLVKKFKKDVYAFACSSLIIVGGITSSLASMFPVILPSTNSINESLTIYNTATTEYALSVAFGWSIAGFALLLVYFIVQKRLMGGKIDKMDYGH
- a CDS encoding cytochrome ubiquinol oxidase subunit I: MDDMIFYDRLQFAFTITFHYIFPQLTMGLSLMIVYFKWKYLRTKLEKFNNAAKFFMKIFAINFTMGVVTGIPMEFQFGTNWAKFSELTGGIIGQTLAMEGLFSFFLESSFLALFIFGEKLMGQKLHLLTGFLVFLGSWASGYFILATNAWMQNPVGYEILANGKYVLTNFSALFSNPWLLPAFLHNQFASVVTSSFVVAAIGAFYVLSNKNLEYGKLFLKTGVIFGFVSSMLVAVPTGDWNAKNVAKYQPASFAAMEGIFETQEAGAEIVLIGQPNMVEKKIDNKIAVPNILSFLTYQDWNRQIPGMDQFKKEELPDNIPALYYSYHIMVGLGTIFIGLMGLALLFLWRKKLYTMNTLLWAIMFAFPFPYIANMTGWYVAELGRQPYLVYGLLKTVDGISPTVSSGNTLFTLLGFVGLYMLLGLLFLVLVGKTIHKGPETQTH